Below is a genomic region from Flavobacterium ginsengisoli.
AATTGTTCTAAATTGATTTATGGCATCAATATTTGCTAAAACTCCTTTAATAAACCAAGGAAATTCGTTTGCTAAGGAATTCAGTTTGGCAATAGCTCTAAGTGATTCACCTTGATTACTTAAAGAAACGGCATGCTCATATCTGAAATTTGGACACCAATAATACTCTTCAGCCAATTTGTCCCAAGTATCTAAATCGCAATTCCCCAGCGCCAGAAATACTGTTGCAAACACAGAAGAATCTATATAATTTTTAGAAAAAACAAAATAATTCAGTAATGGAATATTGCTTCTCTCGTCTCCCTTAATTTTGCTTTCAATAACTTCGTTCATTAAATCATGTGCTTTCTTTCTATCATCTTCATTATCCGATAAATGTAAAACTGTAGCATATTCAACTTTTACTATTTCTACGTCTGGCCTCGTTTCATAGGCTCCTTTTGCAAAATGTAATGCGCTTTTATGCGAATCCAGAACGCGATAAAGTTTAGACATCGAAACCGCTAACCTTATATTATCAAAATCTTCTTCTTTTACATTCTTTTCATAAAATTCAATAGCTCTAAGTCCATATCTATCTTTTGTGAATCTTTCAATTACTTGCCATTTTAGCAACTTGCCAAATTCTGTTTCATCCCACAAAGAAAACAATGCAGACCTTCTATCCCAAACCGATCTTATACTCTTCCAATCATTAAAAGTTCCCTCAAATGCTTCGTGTTCTTTGTAAGAAACACCATTATCATCTGTTAAATTTAATGACGGATTAAAATCTGGAGTTGAATAATATCTATTTAAAGAATCATACAACTCATTTTTAAACAATTCAGATGTATTTGTTGTCAAAGTACTTTTAGCTAAATATTCTTCTAAAGGATTATTAGTCTTTTGAATAGTTTCTGTTTGTTTATCATCTTCCGATGAGACATTTTTATCACTCTTTCCAAAAATTCTTTTGAATAAACTCATATTTACTATTTTGTGATTTTAAGATTTGTTTTACAAACATACATTTTAAAATGATACATAAGCATCCAAATCCTATAACAATCTCTAAAAATCCTGTAAGGTATTCCTTTAACTTCTCAATAATTTTACATTATAACATTAAACTATTAAAATCATGAAAAAGTTATTATTAGCCGGAAAAGCCATTTTAGGAGCAGGACTTATCATTATATTCCTTCAATCTTGTAAAAACGAAACCAAACAGGAAGATCCAAAAGAAGTTGCTGAAGATGCAAACGAAGCAAAATTTGATTCTATTGACAGCAAAGAAGATGACTCTGAATTTTTAGTAGATCAAGCCGAAATTAATTTAGCTGAAATAGAAATTGGTAAACTGGCTCAAACAAAAAGTACTAACGCCGAAGTGAAAAAATTTGGTAAAATGCTTGTCGATGAGCACACTAAATCGGCTTCTGAAGTGAGTGCTTTAGCAAAAACAAAAAACTTTACTCTGCCAACTTCCTTAACTGAAGAAGGTCAAGAAGAATACAATAAACTAAACGAAAAATCTGGTGTTGATTTTGATAAAAAATTTGCCGACATGATGATTGACGGTCACGAAAAAGCTATCAAAAAACTAGAAAAAGCCGCAAAAGACGCAAACGATCAAGAAGTAAGAACTTGGGCTTCTAACAATATTGCAGGTTTAACAGCGCATTTACAACACGCTAAAATGCTAAAACAAAACCTTGACAAAAAGTAAAATAATTAAGATGCTAAGATTCTAAGGTTCTGAGATTCTAAGTATAATGTATCTAAGAACCTCAAATCTTTGCTAAAAAACCCCTCAAGAGTTGAATTGCTTGAGGGGTTGTTTTTTTTTAGATGCTAAGATTCTAAGTTACTAAGATTCTGAGTTTTTCTTTGTGTTAAAATCTTAGTAACCAAGAATCTCAGAACCTTAGTATCTTATTTACCCGCTATCTTCTGTAGATGTTCTGGGTATCTTGAGCCTTCAATTTTAATTTTTGAAGCAAGATTTTCGATTTCTGATAAATCTTGTGCTGAAAGTTTTAGATCTACAGCGCCAAGATTTTCTTCTAAACGATGTAGTTTAGTAGTTCCAGGAATTGGTGCAATCCAAGGTTTTTGAGCCAAAATCCAAGCAAGAGCTACTTGTGCGTTTGTTGCTCCTTTATCTGCGGCAATTTTAGACAATAAATCAACCAACGCCTGATTTACTTTTCTTGCTTCTGGTGTAAAACGAGGCAAAGTGTTTCTAAAATCGGTGCTATCAAATTGCGTATTTTCGTCAATTTTAGCAGTTAAAAAACCTCTTCCCAACGGACTGAAAGGCACGAAACCAATTCCTAATTCTTCTAATACTGGAAAAATTTCTTCTTCTGGAGTTCTCCACCAAAGTGAGTATTCGCTCTGAAGCGCAGTGACAGGCTGAACTGCGTGCGCACGACGAATGCTTTCTACGCCCGCTTCTGAAAGTCCAAAATGTTTTACTTTTCCTTCTTGAATTAAATCTTTTATCGTTCCTGCAACGTCTTCCATAGGCACATTCGGGTCTACACGATGCTGATAATACAAATCGATTACATCTGTATTTAATCTTTTCAGTGAACCTTCGATGCTTTTTCTAATCCACTCTGGACGGCTGTCTAATCCTTTTTTAGAATCGCCTTCCAAAAATCCGAATTTTGTAGCAATTACAATTTTATCACGAAAAG
It encodes:
- a CDS encoding aldo/keto reductase gives rise to the protein MHTRKLGNSDLEVSALGLGCMGMSFGYGPAHDKKEMISLLRSAYEKGITFFDTAECYGPFLNEELLGEALAPFRDKIVIATKFGFLEGDSKKGLDSRPEWIRKSIEGSLKRLNTDVIDLYYQHRVDPNVPMEDVAGTIKDLIQEGKVKHFGLSEAGVESIRRAHAVQPVTALQSEYSLWWRTPEEEIFPVLEELGIGFVPFSPLGRGFLTAKIDENTQFDSTDFRNTLPRFTPEARKVNQALVDLLSKIAADKGATNAQVALAWILAQKPWIAPIPGTTKLHRLEENLGAVDLKLSAQDLSEIENLASKIKIEGSRYPEHLQKIAGK
- a CDS encoding DUF4142 domain-containing protein, with the protein product MKKLLLAGKAILGAGLIIIFLQSCKNETKQEDPKEVAEDANEAKFDSIDSKEDDSEFLVDQAEINLAEIEIGKLAQTKSTNAEVKKFGKMLVDEHTKSASEVSALAKTKNFTLPTSLTEEGQEEYNKLNEKSGVDFDKKFADMMIDGHEKAIKKLEKAAKDANDQEVRTWASNNIAGLTAHLQHAKMLKQNLDKK